The Amphiprion ocellaris isolate individual 3 ecotype Okinawa chromosome 6, ASM2253959v1, whole genome shotgun sequence genome contains a region encoding:
- the pop5 gene encoding ribonuclease P/MRP protein subunit POP5, with protein MVRVKSRYLLCEINVSDKSQLLLLDDRAVATAVKAAVARTHGDYGLALCTIRFSVKYLNTHTGIVLLRFPKRCYKLLWSALPFITCITTRGHNIPCFLNCLHVGGTIRTCQKFLIRYNTQQLHRMLPKCKNEEEKQQIREAILDCSLEDGTKEAFEEESESEEDEEE; from the exons ATGGTGCGAGTCAAGTCGAG GTACTTACTGTGCGAAATCAACGTGTCAGACAAgagccagctgctgctgctggatgatCGAGCTGTTGCAACCGCAGTGAAGGCGGCGGTGGCTCGCACACACGGCGACTATGGGCTAGCTCTGTGCACCATCCGATTTTCTG tgAAATATCTGAATACTCATACTGGAATAGTATTACTACGTTTTCCCAAAAGGTGTTACAAACTCCTCTGGTCTGCATTGCCTTTCATTACGTGTATTACAACACGTGGACACAATATCCCATGTTTTCTGAACTGTTTGCATGTGGGAg GAACAATTAGAACATGTCAGAAGTTTTTGATCCGATACAACACCCAGCAGCTTCATCGAATGCTccctaaatgtaaaaatgaag AAGAGAAGCAACAGATTCGTGAAGCAATTCTGGACTGCTCCCTAGAAGACGGAACCAAGGAAGCATTCGAAGAGGAATCAGAGagtgaggaagatgaagaagaatga
- the rnf10 gene encoding RING finger protein 10, with amino-acid sequence MLESSAALCPELGLNSAHCTETNMEKNPNSSTSTKVPPRSSSTGSQPGESKPKTEGKNNGGSKRYSRKREPSFPKAESFPGPRRTNSQKSKNFDKRPPQRGGGRQYGVTGGGRREEVAETRRAEFSPAQFAGPKKISLNHLLNFTFEPRGGNGGVGDGGHACWGRRNKWGHKHKPFNKELFLQANCQFVVTDDQDYKAHFTDPDTLVNWDCVQQVRIYSHEVPSCPICLYPPLAARITRCGHIFCWPCMLHYLSLSDKSWSKCPICYEAVHTADLKSVVAMETRQYVAGDVITMRLMRREKGALVAMPSSQWVKVEEPVRFGDACLSPYSKLLLTSPAQVLSLITEEKAVLQAQLSQEEDAQGCFIQSALCLLQEQEEMQLKQQKVNADSLDLCSLTLKEPSSPVEEVATNISSAKPVLQYSSAFDDEVEELIEDAVAEPPDFSEAILESVLEEPPEPMMAAAPEPQLEEEGLASQAEAGRPTASVVHGPYYYFYQADDCQQMFLHPVNVRCLLREYGSLEASPDSITATVVEIVGHTVTEEIRRRHRYLAHLPLTCEFSICELALQPPVLSKETLDTFADDLEKRKRLRQKKARDEKRREKRIEIEENKKQGKYPEVHIGLENLQHFPAFGSPPHNSSPPIQPDFTFAPPSPLSSSPSSDGMRFPSLNVSSPIVGSVEDDSHCMSFAQMLRDGKARVDAGPRITPKKDKLLAPPAADSDGESDGSDRVPVPSFQNSFSQAFEQALLELDHGPVAPPQPVVEPDEKGGKKKKKKQKLLFSTSMVHTK; translated from the exons ATGCTAGAGAGCTCGGCGGCTCTCTGCCCGGAGCTCGGCCTCAACAGCGCTCACTGCacggagacaaacatggagaaAAACCCCAACAGCAGCACCAGCACCAAGGTTCCGCCTCGTTCCAGCTCCACAGGCTCACAACCCGGCGAATCTAAACCCAAAACAG aagGTAAAAATAATGGAGGCTCCAAGCGCTACAGCCGCAAGCGTGAGCCCTCCTTTCCTAAAGCCGAGAGTTTCCCAGGCCCTCGCCGCACCAATTCACAGAAAAGCAAGAATTTTGACAAGAGACCCCCTCAGAGAGGTGGAGGACGACAGTATGGGGTTACAGGTGGAGGACGACGTGAGGAG GTAGCAGAGACGCGCCGGGCCGAGTTTAGCCCGGCTCAATTTGCTGGACCGAAAAAAATAAGCCTGAACCACCTGCTAAACTTCACCTTTGAACCCCGTGGAGGTAACGGTGGTGTTGGAGATGGTGGCCATGCCTGCTGGGGCCGCCGAAACAAATGGGGCCACAAGCATAAGCCCTTCAACAAGGAGCTTTTCCTGCAGGCCAA ttgcCAGTTTGTGGTGACTGATGACCAGGACTACAAGGCTCACTTCACTGATCCAGACACTCTGGTCAACTGGGACTGTGTGCAGCAAGTG CGCATCTACAGCCATGAGGTGCCATCTTGCCCTATCTGCCTCTACCCTCCTTTGGCAGCCCGCATCACACGGtgtggacacattttctgttgGCCGTGCATGCTGCACTACCTGTCTCTTAGTGATAAGAGCTGGTCTAAGTGCCCCATCTGCTATGAGGCTGTGCACACCGCTGACCTCAAGAG TGTGGTTGCTATGGAGACCAGGCAGTATGTGGCTGGTGATGTTATCACCATGCGCCTGATGAGGAGGGAAAAGGGGGCTCTGGTGGCCATGCCCAGTTCTCAGTGGGTGAAGGTGGAGGAGCCTGTTCGCTTCGGAG ATGCTTGTTTGAGTCCGTactccaagctgctgctgacctccCCGGCACAGGTCTTGAGTCTGATCACAGAGGAGAAGGCAGTCCTTCAGGCTCAGCTTAGCCAGGAAGAGGATGCTCAAGGCTGCTTCATCCAGAGCGCCCTCTGTCTTTTGCAG GAACAAGAGGAAATGCAGCTGAAGCAGCAGAAGGTAAATGCAGACAGTCTTGACTTGTGTTCTCTGACTCTGAAAGAACCTTCTTCTCCTGTGGAGGAAGTGGCGACTAACATCAGCAGTGCCAAG CCTGTGCTTCAGTACTCCTCTGCCTTTGATGATGAGGTGGAGGAACTTATTGAAGATGCAGTTGCAGAGCCGCCTGACTTTTCTGAAGCCATTCTTGAGAGTGTGCTGGAGGAACCTCCAGAGCCCATGATGGCTGCAGCCCCAGAGCCCCAGCTTGAGGAGGAAGGTTTAGCCAGCCAGGCAGAGGCAGGTCGCCCTACAGCCAGTGTAGTACATGGACCTTACTACTACTTCTACCAAG CTGACGACTGCCAGCAGATGTTCCTGCATCCTGTGAATGTGCGCTGTCTGTTGCGTGAATATGGCAGTTTGGAGGCCAGTCCAGACTCCATCACTGCCACGGTGGTGGAGATAGTGGGACACACAGTCACTGAG GAGATCCGTCGCCGGCATCGTTATCTGGCTCATCTACCACTCACATGCGAGTTCAGTATCTGTGAGTTGGCCCTGCAGCCGCCAGTCCTGTCCAAAGAAACTCTGGACACATTTGCAG ATGACTTGGAGAAAAGAAAGCGTTTGAGGCAGAAGAAAGCTAGGGATGAGAAACGCAGAGAGAAGCGAATTGAAATCGAGGAGAATAAGAAGCAGGGTAAAT ATCCTGAGGTGCATATCGGACTAGAGAACCTTCAACATTTCCCAGCTTTTGGTTCTCCGCCTCACAACAGCAGTCCACCAATCCAACCTGATTTCACTTTCGCCCCTCCTTCACCCCTCAGCAGCAGCCCTTCCTCTG ATGGGATGAGATTCCCAAGTCTGAATGTGTCATCACCCATTGTGGGTAGCGTGGAGGACGATTCACACTGCATGTCCTTTGCACAG ATGCTAAGAGATGGAAAGGCCAGAGTTGATGCTGGGCCCAGGATCACTCCAAAGAAAG ATAAGCTCCTAGCTCCCCCAGCAGCAGACAGTGATGGTGAGAGCGATGGGTCGGACCGAGTTCCTGTTCCCAGCTTTCAGAACTCCTTCAGCCAGGCTTTTGAACAGGCCCTTCTGGAGCTGGACCATGGTCCAGTAGCTCCACCACAACCTGTGGTTGAACCAG AtgaaaaaggaggaaagaagaaaaagaaaaagcagaagctTCTGTTCAGCACATCCATGGTTCACACAAAGTAG
- the si:ch73-138n13.1 gene encoding titin homolog, giving the protein MAAQVEVKTGEVGRPVAGGRLHLSPLTDSSNKSLIEISSINQSHIITSEPNKPVPGPKPRLTPKPFAVEKNPTIKPILAPKPQTKPRPESTRLAGYKPELPSSPKPQQPVATGKPRPVSANPNRPAPTSFKTSNKVNAGQTTKPTVQSFKPAPPLDPGDPSKPTSPVPVEGQKPAASSLANSKSLKKLPSAEWSGTTKKEDENGQTAQSKGGTAITRAKSMGFLAKVGQEEEAKEKALPEVPLRPQTRGSRPRPVSAIFPGSPTKAETSVPAPRWATRRPLSADLTSKFESIGLSLHRKSPKADTKENTPEEKALPQNREQDKTPKSTTPQRTDGVADPVLSDQSNKKAEEMKETDEDKRGVSIKSRISLLLDSSTSPVPDATGQGPDPQSPVQTVPDTEPPVGVKQLIKQLTEDTTPTQSPVLKPALKPRPLPLDLTKRFSSERSPDLVSLTEAADRHEISKDPQRRAEESAITPEEPEARQAFGATSKTGGPGVEVQTVRASLFENFVEKHSVLVMDEGNNAKDTLNSPSFQRADTEDEGTLVTATYKEPVSPSSPMRVLHAFDTVQAVEENRVVSESVPSAQWEDKAMTLRSRRSEGSRPAAERTGPAQGQPALTVTPERQPRYLRVGGLQKWTTSNLDQDAGLEKGMLKESQREGKVSLDKEKDRQGVAEQDEVAAAPKRFKTLQTEEQLKPRATYFALTGQMQEPVSPGDADTSIVDTTMPFDEFSVRSALGSSQGKVLPMKRNPSLDEAFGKSPQDQVDELMRRSQMSPKQIPSASDRQAKDEMIEAGKKRELKKETERHKAKMKELEREKQKQLELEKQAHLEFTRMKEREMQREFERQRQKAFEKEKQEFEEKQRAMERQKQIELEKQKLQELEREKQKELEREKKQRALERQKQIELEKQKQELEREKQKELERQRQLEREKRRELERQREIEREKLQEMERQRDMERQRQREEERQRELDKERRLLEIQKEKQRMEELERIKELERQQLAEFQKQKQKEKERLQILELEKQRLREKMEREQAEKMKQMALEQEMLRIKEIDKERERQKELERERQKEIEREKQRELEKQRQRDLERERQRQLDIERQELENQRLRQEQKEKQRQRDLERERQRQLDIERQELENQKLKQREQEKERQRKEDLERLKEMERRQLLEFEKQKQAEKDRQQIMELERHRLKEKMEREEVEKMRHIAKQQEAERQRLKEKQRKEEQERLWLESSSLRPKIVDLDSVLRNDPLSKATSQRSDAATRWKEPYKPAILDIDSFTSQAQLTPSKDLFTLSNIQGLDAELGARLHPTPERDVSWNVPAQTSGGFSSPVWTTSPMDPWELRPIEMSVDKPADEPRKHANNLSPEQLLLRQEDQLLTPQKHRSAVVDDLFNLTPFSGAEAKAGNPAGGLYNNTPAEQIWFPRELQPPDNRGETQSYRRSQGSQELNRMRSRSVSRRSAPSSSAVEGSLSRMRSRSAHREQDRHSWVQQKQSASGEEEGKESETPVRDTDSQYGTWETGLRTDDSLTPATPSSDSTLSPSPRKPTPPHTPGDRTSQFETDALDGLPPSSSSDSQPLPFPDAPTSLLDTSALRSRAQLGKKRAPRTRPTRAVRQNAALAEGGATEDWLYRDSTEPKAESKDDELDSEEQPRGPDAGPAVASQPQRIALFPGVDPSALKAQLRKRGDSDNQTDGLAPSPSQLSRSPKSPFLPRAARVLPPPGGKENGEEDSPQWLKELKSKKRLSQYENES; this is encoded by the exons ATGGCTGCTCAGGTGGAGGTTAAAACTGGGGAGGTAGGAAGGCCAGTGGCAGGAGGACGCCTTCACCTGAGTCCTCTGACTGACTCCAGCAATAAGAGCCTTATCGAGATTTCATCTATCAATCAGTCACATATCATCACATCAGAACCTAACAAACCTGTCCCCGGCCCCAAGCCACGACTGACTCCCAAACCTTTTGCTGTGGAGAAAAATCCCACTATTAAGCCCATACTTGCCCCAAAACCCCAAACCAAACCCCGACCAGAGTCCACTCGCCTTGCTGGATACAAACCTGAGCTTCCAAGCAGTCCAAAACCACAGCAACCAGTTGCTACCGGCAAACCTAGGCCAGTATCAGCCAACCCCAATCGTCCTGCCCCTACCTCCTTTAAAACATCTAATAAGGTCAATGCTGGACAAACAACCAAGCCAACGGTCCAGTCATTTAAACCAGCGCCTCCACTTGACCCTGGAGATCCCAGCAAACCAACTTCCCCTGTGCCAGTAGAGGGGCAGAAACCTGCTGCCTCAAGCTTGGCCAATTCCAAAAGTCTTAAAAAGCTTCCATCTGCAGAGTGGTCTGGAACCACTAAAAAGGAAGACGAGAATGGTCAGACAGCACAGAGTAAAGGTGGTACCGCTATTACCAGAGCTAAGTCCATGGGTTTTCTTGCTAAGGTAGGGCAAGAGgaagaagcaaaagaaaaagctcTGCCTGAAGTTCCACTGCGACCCCAGACCAGAGGCTCCAGGCCCAGACCTGTTTCAGCCATTTTTCCTGGCAGTCCCACTAAAGCAGAGACATCAGTTCCAGCACCTCGCTGGGCCACAAGGCGACCCCTTTCAGCTGATCTCACGTCCAAGTTTGAGTCTATTGGTCTTTCATTACACCGTAAAAGCCCTAAAGCAGATACTAAAGAGAACACTCCAGAGGAGAAGGCATTGCCACAGAATAGAGAGCAAGATAAAACCCCCAAGAGTACCACACCACAAAGAACTGATGGTGTAGCTGATCCTGTCCTCTCAgaccaaagcaacaaaaaggcAGAAGAAATGAAAGAGACCGATGAGGATAAGCGTGGGGTCAGCATTAAGTCTCGAATCAGTCTTCTCCTCGATTCATCGACTTCTCCTGTGCCTGATGCCACAGGCCAGGGGCCAGATCCTCAGTCTCCAGTGCAGACGGTTCCTGATACGGAACCACCGGTGGGTGTTAAGCAGCTCATCAAGCAGCTAACAGAGGACACAACGCCAACTCAGAGCCCTGTCCTGAAACCAGCACTGAAGCCCCGCCCTCTGCCCCTTGACCTAACTAAAAG GTTTTCGTCCGAGAGGTCACCAGACCTTGTTTCCCTCACTGAGGCAGCAGACCGCCATGAGATCAGCAAAGATCCTCAGAGGAGG GCTGAAGAGTCTGCTATCACTCCTGAAGAGCCTGAGGCAAGACAGGCATTTGGTGCCACTTCCAAGACAGGTGGTCCTGGTGTTGAGGTACAGACAGTGCGAGCatccttgtttgaaaattttgtgGAGAAGCACAGTGTGCTGGTGATGGACGAGGGCAACAATGCCAAGGATACACTCAACAGCCCGTCATTTCAGAGAGCAGATACGGAGGATGAGGGAACTCTGGTCACCGCTACCTACAAAGAACCTGTATCTCCATCAAGTCCTATGCGGGTGTTACATGCCTTTGACACCGTGCAGGCAGTTGAAGAGAATCGCGTAGTGAGTGAGAGCGTCCCATCGGCTCAGTGGGAGGATAAGGCCATGACGCTCCGCTCCAGACGCTCAGAGGGGAGCAGGCCAGCGGCAGAGAGGACTGGTCCAGCACAAGGACAACCAGCTTTGACAGTGACGCCAGAACGGCAGCCACGGTATCTGAGAGTAGGAGGTTTGCAGAAGTGGACCACCTCAAATCTTGACCAAGATGCTGGTTTAGAGAAAGGGATGCTAAAGGAATCGCAAAGGGAAGGAAAAGTGAGTTTAGATAAGGAAAAAGACAGGCAGGGAGTGGCAGAGCAGGATGAAGTGGCTGCAGCCCCTAAACGTTTTAAAACGCTGCAGACAGAAGAACAGCTGAAACCCAGGGCAACTTACTTTGCTTTGACCGGGCAAATGCAGGAGCCAGTTTCTCCTGGAGATGCAGATACAAGCATTGTTGACACGACTATGCCCTTTGATGAGTTCTCTGTGAGATCAGCTCTGGGCAGCTCACAAGGGAAGGTTCTTCCAATGAAGAGAAATCCATCATTGGATGAAGCTTTTGGAAAAAGCCCTCAAGATCAAGTTGATGAGCTGATGAGGAGGAGCCAAATGTCACCCAAACAGATCCCATCAGcatcagacagacaggcaaaaGATGAAATGATTGAagctgggaaaaaaagagaactaaaaaaggagacagaaagacacaaggCTAAAATGAAAGAGCTTGAAagggaaaaacagaaacaacttgAATTAGAGAAACAAGCCCATTTAGAATTTACACGAATGAAGGAAAGGGAGATGCAAAGAGAATTTGAAAGGCAAAGACAGAAAGCGTTTGAAAAGGAGAAGCAAGAATTTGAGGAGAAACAGCGTGCGATGGAGAGGCAGAAACAGATTGAACTCGAAAAACAGAAATTGCAAGAATTGGAGagggagaaacagaaagaactcgAAAGGGAAAAGAAACAGCGTGCcctggaaagacaaaaacagataGAGCTtgagaaacagaaacaagaattggagagggagaaacagaaagaactggaaAGACAGCGGCAACTGGAAAGAGAAAAACGCAGAGAactggagagacagagagagattgaAAGAGAGAAACTACAGGAAATGGAGAGACAGCGTGACATGGAAAGGCAACGAcaaagggaggaggagagacagagagagctggacaaGGAAAGACGGCTACTAGAAATCCAAAAGGAGAAACAGAGaatggaggagctggagagaatCAAAGAGCTGGAGAGACAACAGCTCGCTGAATttcaaaaacagaagcagaaagaaaaggagaggcTGCAGATCCTGGAGCTTGAAAAGCAGAGACTTAgagagaagatggagagagaacaggcagagaaaatgaaacaaatggcATTGGAACAGGAAATGTTAAGAATAAAAGAGATtgataaagagagagaaagacaaaaggAATTGGAGAGGGAGCGTCAGAAAGAGATTGAGAGAGAAAAGCAGAGGGAGCTGGAGAAACAGCGGCAGAGAGATTTAGAAAGGGAGAGACAAAGACAACTAGACATTGAGAGACAGGAATTAGAAAACCAGAGGCTGAGACAAGAACAGAAGGAGAAACAGCGTCAGAGAGacttggagagagagagacagagacaattAGACATTGAGAGACAGGAGTTagaaaatcaaaaactgaaacaacGAGAACAGGAGAAGGAGAGACAGCGGAAGGAGGATTTAGAGAGACttaaagagatggagagaagacAGCTCTTGGAATTTGAAAAGCAAAAGCAGGCAGAAAAGGATAGGCAACAAATTATGGAGCTTGAGAGACACAGACTGAAGGAGAAGATGGAAAGGGAAGAGgttgaaaaaatgagacacatagcCAAACAACaagaagcagagagacagagactgaaagagaagcagaggaaagaggagcaggagaggCTGTGGTTGGAGTCGTCATCTCTGAGGCCTAAAATTGTTGATCTGGACTCTGTGCTCAGAAATGACCCATTATCTAAGGCTACTTCCCAACGCAGCGATGCTGCGACACGCTGGAAGGAGCCTTACAAACCTGCCATTCTTGACATCGACTCCTTTACATCTCAAGCTCAGCTCACCCCTAGTAAAGACTTGTTTACTCTGTCTAATATTCAGGGATTAGATGCTGAGCTGGGGGCGAGGTTACACCCCACACCTGAAAGAGATGTTAGCTGGAATGTACCAGCACAGACTTCAGGAGGTTTCTCAAGCCCAGTATGGACAACATCTCCTATGGACCCATGGGAGCTGCGGCCTATTGAGATGTCTGTGGACAAACCTGCGGATGAACCTAGAAAACATGCCAACAATCTCAGCCCAGAGCAGCTCCTGCTCAGGCAGGAGGATCAGCTCCTGACTCCACAGAAACACAGGTCTGCTGTGGTGGATGACCTCTTCAACTTGACCCCTTTTTCTGGGGCAGAGGCCAAAGCCGGCAACCCTGCTGGTGGACTTTATAACAACACTCCAGCAGAGCAGATCTGGTTTCCCAGAGAGCTACAGCCTCCAGACAACAGGGGAGAGACCCAGAGCTACCGGAGATCACAGGGATCCCAG GAGTTGAACAGGATGCGGTCTCGGAGTGTGTCACGGCGATCAGCACCTTCAAGCAGTGCTGTGGAAGGAAGCCTTTCCAGGATGAGGAGTCGCAGCGCCCACAGAGAGCAGGACCGACACAGCTGG GTGCAGCAGAAGCAGAGTGCCAGCGGTGAAGAGGAGGGGAAAGAGTCAGAAACACCAGTTCGTGACACTGACAGTCAGTATGGTACCTGGGAGACAGGACTACGTACTGATGACAG CCTGACACCTGCCACACCCAGTTCAGACAGCACTCTCAGTCCTTCACCCAGAAAGCCCACCCCACCCCACACACCAGGTGATCGTACCTCACAGTTTGAAACCGATGCTCTGGACGGCCTCCCTCCCTCATCCTCATCTGACAGCCAGCCGCTCCCGTTCCCCGAT GCTCCGACCTCTCTGTTAGACACCAGCGCTCTCCGCTCCAGAGCCCAACTTGGGAAGAAACGAGCCCCACGGACGCGACCCACTAGGGCGGTCCGTCAGAATGCTGCGCTGGCAGAGGGAGGAGCCACTGAGGACTGGCTTTATCGAGATTCCACAG AGCCAAAGGCTGAGAGTAAAGACGATGAGTTGGACTCGGAGGAGCAGCCCAGAGGACCTGATGCTGGTCCTGCTGTTGCCTCACAGCCACAGAGGATCGCCCTGTTCCCTGGTGTGGACCCTTCAGCTTTAAAG GCTCAGCTGAGGAAGAGGGGGGACTCTGACAATCAGACTGATGGACTGGCTCCCTCACCTTCCCAGCTTTCTCGCTCACCCAAGTCCCCCTTCCTGCCACGGGCAGCGAGGGTGCTGCCCCCACCTGGCGGGAAAGAAAATGG CGAGGAGGACTCCCCCCAGTGGCTGAAAGAGCTGAAGTCCAAGAAGCGATTGAGTCAGTATGAAAATGAGAGCTAA